The following proteins are co-located in the Methanomicrobiales archaeon genome:
- a CDS encoding CopG family transcriptional regulator, whose protein sequence is MINGALKNHSGTTMRFSISIPDDEVTVIDEEARKSNLSRSEWIHRAVHQVLTAGAPAAPPPAPLPEPGELEVMKVQLAERDLMITELKRDKTWLQGQLALLNERLPPLLSPPKESLWEKIAFWRRAG, encoded by the coding sequence GTGATAAACGGAGCATTGAAGAACCACTCCGGGACCACCATGCGATTCAGCATCAGCATCCCCGATGATGAGGTCACCGTCATTGACGAGGAGGCCCGAAAATCGAACCTCTCCCGCTCGGAATGGATCCACCGCGCGGTGCACCAGGTGCTCACCGCGGGTGCACCAGCTGCACCACCGCCTGCACCGCTTCCCGAACCCGGCGAGCTGGAGGTCATGAAAGTGCAGCTTGCGGAGAGGGATCTCATGATCACCGAGTTGAAGCGGGACAAGACCTGGCTGCAGGGGCAGCTGGCCCTCTTGAACGAGCGGCTGCCTCCCCTGCTGTCGCCGCCGAAAGAATCCCTCTGGGAAAAGATCGCTTTCTGGAGGCGGGCAGGATAA
- a CDS encoding site-specific DNA-methyltransferase yields the protein MSDCVGRFPLDTVCQGDALALLPELPEASVDLIVTDPPFAIDFRDQRNNYNRTGARVLPGYREIGTAEYGEFTGAWMREAFRVLRETGSLYVFSGWNHLKEILTALDASGFTTVNHLIWKYQFGVFTRRKYVTSHYHILFAVKDRRRYYFNKVEHYPEDVWVVNREYWTGRIKTPTKLPLQLVERILPFSSRAGDLVLDPFLGSGTVAVAAKRMGRHYLGFEIVPEYCDLARERLENGGPP from the coding sequence ATGAGCGACTGCGTCGGCAGGTTCCCCCTCGATACCGTCTGCCAGGGGGATGCCCTCGCGCTCCTGCCGGAACTGCCTGAAGCCTCGGTGGACCTGATCGTCACCGATCCTCCGTTCGCCATCGACTTCCGCGACCAGAGGAACAACTACAACCGCACCGGGGCCCGTGTCCTCCCGGGATACCGGGAGATCGGCACGGCGGAGTACGGGGAGTTCACCGGAGCCTGGATGCGGGAGGCGTTCCGCGTGCTGCGGGAGACGGGCAGCCTGTACGTCTTCTCCGGGTGGAACCACCTGAAGGAGATCCTGACGGCGCTGGATGCCAGCGGCTTCACCACGGTGAACCACCTCATCTGGAAGTACCAGTTCGGGGTGTTCACCCGCCGCAAGTACGTGACCAGCCACTACCACATCCTCTTCGCCGTGAAGGACCGCAGGAGGTACTACTTCAACAAGGTGGAGCACTATCCCGAGGATGTCTGGGTGGTCAACCGCGAGTACTGGACAGGAAGGATCAAGACGCCGACCAAACTGCCCCTGCAGCTCGTGGAGCGGATCCTGCCGTTCTCCAGCCGGGCCGGGGACCTCGTGCTGGATCCCTTCCTCGGTTCCGGGACGGTGGCGGTGGCGGCGAAGCGCATGGGGCGGCATTACCTGGGCTTCGAGATCGTGCCGGAGTACTGCGATCTCGCGCGAGAGCGGCTGGAGAACGGCGGACCGCCGTAG
- a CDS encoding indolepyruvate oxidoreductase subunit beta codes for MRGSFDILIVGVGGQGIILTSNILGEACLLEGRHVKGAETHGMAQRGGSVESHIRIDGVYGPLIPPGSADLLIALDMLEGLRYRHYLRGGGTLVASRSIVVPTSVFVQELPLPTAETVQERLPDACLVDAAALAREAGSPLAQNVVMLGAASPFIPLSESAMIEGVRRCVPKKSTDVNLRAFQLGRDACGECRTGV; via the coding sequence ATGAGGGGGAGCTTCGACATCCTGATCGTGGGCGTCGGCGGGCAGGGGATCATCCTCACATCCAACATCCTGGGCGAGGCCTGCCTGCTTGAGGGGCGGCACGTCAAGGGGGCGGAGACGCATGGCATGGCCCAGCGCGGGGGATCGGTGGAGAGCCATATCCGCATCGACGGTGTATACGGCCCCCTGATCCCGCCCGGAAGCGCCGATCTCCTGATCGCCCTCGACATGCTCGAGGGGCTCCGTTACCGCCACTACCTGCGCGGGGGCGGGACTCTGGTGGCGAGCCGGAGCATCGTCGTCCCCACGTCGGTCTTCGTGCAGGAGCTGCCGTTGCCGACGGCGGAGACGGTGCAGGAGCGGCTCCCGGATGCCTGCCTGGTGGATGCGGCGGCCCTGGCGCGGGAGGCCGGCAGCCCCCTCGCCCAGAACGTGGTGATGCTCGGCGCCGCCTCGCCCTTCATCCCGCTCTCCGAGAGCGCGATGATCGAGGGGGTGCGGCGGTGCGTGCCGAAGAAGAGCACGGACGTGAACCTCCGCGCGTTCCAGCTCGGGCGGGATGCGTGCGGGGAGTGCAGAACGGGCGTATGA
- the iorA gene encoding indolepyruvate ferredoxin oxidoreductase subunit alpha: METRYLLGNEAIAHACLEAGVDFASGYPGTPSSEVIDALRMQKERTFHIEWSVNEKVAFENALAAAWCGQRALCTMKHVGLNVAADPLMTSAYTGVTGGFVVMSADDPFAHSSQNEQDSRCYAKFAQIPCLDPANPQEAHDMAADAFALSEELRLPVLFRPTTRICHSKSDVALGDVSGEHRKGSFQRDPRQYVVIPAHTRALHQKLVEKQPQVRQALADRGYNRCIVRGKTAVIASGIAAAYVQEVLPDDVSFLQIGAYPIDPEWLRGFVERHDDVLVVEELHPVVEEEVRQVAGAVPVHGKMDGAVPYTGELSPAAVAAILARRGYIRSPPFPEAAAPPAPDVPPRPPILCAGCMHRATFHAIRRVFRDAIYPSDIGCYTLGLQLGAVDTTICMGASISVGSGMNLSGEPRDVVCTIGDSTFLHAGIPALLNAVYSGANMTVVILDNRITAMTGHQPNPVTGVTAMGEDRVPVSLDAICRACGVSFVETVDPYDLTATMDVLKQAKARSGVKVVIARQPCVISARRSGIQRKPYAVQEDLCSGCRVCVRFGCPAIEFVGGKASITELCGGCGVCADLCPAGAIGREGRR; the protein is encoded by the coding sequence ATGGAGACGCGATACCTGCTGGGCAACGAGGCGATTGCCCATGCGTGCCTTGAAGCCGGCGTCGATTTCGCGAGCGGATACCCGGGCACACCGTCGTCGGAGGTGATCGACGCACTGCGGATGCAGAAGGAGCGCACGTTCCACATCGAGTGGTCGGTGAACGAGAAGGTCGCATTCGAGAATGCCCTTGCCGCCGCCTGGTGCGGGCAGCGGGCGCTCTGCACCATGAAGCACGTGGGGCTGAACGTCGCCGCCGATCCGCTGATGACCAGCGCGTACACGGGCGTGACCGGCGGATTCGTGGTGATGAGCGCGGACGACCCCTTCGCCCACAGCTCCCAGAACGAGCAGGACAGCCGCTGCTACGCGAAATTCGCGCAGATTCCCTGCCTCGACCCGGCAAACCCGCAGGAGGCCCACGATATGGCCGCCGATGCGTTCGCTCTCTCCGAGGAGCTCCGGCTGCCGGTCCTCTTCCGCCCCACAACGCGCATCTGCCACTCGAAGAGCGACGTCGCGCTCGGCGACGTGAGCGGGGAGCACCGGAAGGGGTCGTTCCAGAGGGATCCTCGGCAGTACGTGGTGATCCCCGCCCACACTCGCGCACTCCATCAGAAGCTGGTCGAGAAGCAGCCGCAGGTGAGGCAGGCGCTGGCGGACCGCGGATACAACCGCTGCATCGTCCGCGGGAAGACCGCCGTGATCGCGAGCGGGATCGCTGCTGCCTACGTCCAGGAGGTGCTTCCCGACGACGTCTCCTTCCTGCAGATCGGCGCCTACCCGATCGATCCCGAGTGGCTCCGGGGGTTCGTCGAACGGCACGACGATGTGCTGGTGGTCGAGGAGCTGCACCCTGTCGTGGAGGAGGAGGTGCGGCAGGTCGCCGGCGCGGTTCCCGTGCACGGCAAGATGGACGGCGCCGTCCCCTATACCGGGGAGCTCTCCCCGGCGGCGGTGGCGGCGATCCTGGCGAGGCGGGGCTACATCCGATCCCCGCCCTTCCCGGAGGCCGCCGCACCGCCGGCTCCCGACGTCCCGCCGCGCCCGCCGATCCTGTGTGCGGGGTGCATGCATCGCGCCACCTTCCACGCGATCCGCAGGGTCTTCCGCGACGCGATCTACCCGAGCGATATCGGTTGCTACACCCTGGGTCTCCAGCTGGGCGCCGTCGACACCACCATCTGCATGGGGGCGTCGATCAGCGTTGGTTCGGGGATGAACCTCAGCGGTGAACCCCGCGACGTGGTCTGCACCATCGGGGATTCGACGTTTCTCCACGCGGGGATCCCGGCGCTCCTCAATGCCGTCTACAGCGGGGCGAACATGACGGTGGTGATCCTGGACAACCGCATCACGGCGATGACCGGGCACCAGCCGAACCCGGTGACGGGAGTCACCGCGATGGGCGAGGATCGCGTGCCGGTCTCGCTCGATGCGATCTGCAGGGCATGCGGTGTCTCCTTCGTGGAGACGGTGGACCCTTACGATCTCACGGCGACGATGGACGTGCTGAAGCAGGCGAAGGCGAGATCGGGCGTGAAGGTGGTCATCGCCCGCCAGCCGTGCGTGATCTCCGCCCGCCGGAGCGGCATACAGCGGAAGCCGTATGCGGTGCAGGAAGACCTCTGCAGCGGCTGCCGGGTCTGTGTCCGTTTCGGGTGCCCCGCGATCGAGTTCGTCGGCGGGAAGGCCTCCATCACGGAACTCTGCGGGGGGTGCGGGGTCTGCGCCGATCTCTGCCCCGCGGGCGCCATCGGGAGGGAGGGGCGGCGATGA